The nucleotide window CATCTCGTCCGACGCCCAAACGATCGACGCATCGCGCGCGGCGGGCTCCTTCAACCCGGACTTGTCCCCGGGCGCGCTCGAACAAACGGTCCTGGAGAGTTTCGCCGACGGCTCGGTCCCCACGATGGATCTGGCGACGTTCGCCTTCAACCCCCCGGACGTGACCGCCCCGGCCAAGGGACCGGACCAGGAGACGCTCGTTGAGGCGTACGACGCATCGGGCACGTCCGCGTGGTATGGGACTTGGGACCCGTCCGACCAGGGGTTGCTTGGCGTCATCAACACGTTCGACGACAACGGCGACGTGCTTTTCGCCGGCGGGCACACGATCGACGGCGACGGCACGACGCGGGCGGCGCTGCTTTATTTCGATCACACGGATTGGGACCAGGCCAAGCGCACCTTCGTCTTACCGCACTTTCTCGAAGTGTCGGGCAAGATCACCGACACGCAGAACACCTTCGACACCACGGTGTTCGTCCAGTACACGCCCGATCTTTCGGGAATCGGCGACGACGACGACGACGATGCCGATGACGACGATGCCGGCGACGACGACATGGATCCCATCGAATACCTGGCCGGCGCGATCCGGTTCAAGGGGCCGGATTCGGCCTTTTTCGACATCCAGCTCTTCTTGCTCTCCCTCGACTGCCCGCCGGGCGACGATGACGACGACGCGGACGATGACGATGCCGTCGACGATGACGACACGGCCGACGACGACGACGCGAACGACGACGGGAACGACGACGATGACGACGATGACAAAGGCGACGATGACGACGACGACGACGGCTGTGGAGGTTGCGGCTGCTGACCGGCCGCGCGGCACGGGGCGGGAACGCAACGGCGGACGCCCGAACGAATGGACAAAATGGACCGAATGGACCGAATGGACAGGATGGACAGGTTGCTGGAAGCGCGCGGCGGGTCGGACGGATTTTGATCGGGGGCAGGCGGCGCGCGCGTCAGGTTTGCGTTTCGTCCATGAGGTCCATTTTGTCCATGATGTCCATGCGCCTTGCGCCGCCGCCTTGACGCTGCTGGAAGCGCGCGGCGGGTAGGACGAATTTTGGATGGGGGTAGGCGGCGCGCGCGTCAGGTTTGCGTTTCGTCCATGAGGTCCATTTTGTCCATGATGTCCATGCGCGTCGCGCCGCCGCCTTGACGCTGCCCGGACGGACGGCAAGAATCCGTCAACCCCTTTCCCCCGCGAGATCATGGCCCACGCAGACAATCCCGAAGCCGACGCGCTTCTCGACAAGGAATTTCCCGTCCTGGACAAGGGCTTCGTGCGCCTTGTCGATTACCTCGGCTCGGACGCGCGCATCGTGCAGTCGGCGCGCGTGTCGTATGGCGCGGGCACCAAAACGGTGCGCGAGGACAAGGGGCTGATCGACTACCTGATGCGTCACCGGCATACGTCGCCGTTCGAGCAGGTGAACTTCACGTTCCACGTGAAAATGCCGATCTTCGTGGCGCGTCAATGGGTCAGGCACCGCACCGCGCGCATGAACGAAATCAGCGGCCGTTATTCCGTGATGCGCGACGAGTTCTATGTGCCCGAGATCGAGCACGTGAATTTCCAGAGCGAGACGAACCGGCAGGGGCGCGCGGACCAGGCCGCGCCCGAGGCGATCGCCGCGAAGTTCCGCGACGATCTCGTGCGGATGAATCGCGAGACCTACGAGCACTATGAGGCGCTGCTGGCCGAGGGCGTTTCGCGCGAGCTGTCGCGCATCAATCTGCCGTTATCGCTTTACACGGAGTTTTACTGGCAGATGGACCTGCACAACCTGTTTCATTTCCTCAGTCTGCGCCTGGACGCGCACGCACAGCTCGAAATCCGCCTGTTTTCGCGCGCCATTGCCGATATCGTGAAGGTGGTGTGTCCGTTCGCGTACGAGTCTTTCGAGCGCCACATCCTTAACGGCCGGCGTTTTGCGTCCGACGAGATCGACGCGATCCGCGCGATGATCAAGGGCGAAAAGCCGGACCTGCCCAAGCGGCGGATGGCGGAGTTTTTGGCGAAGCTGGGGATGGCGGAGGAAGAGGACGAACCGGAGAGTTGAGCGTGGAAACCGCTGCCATGGACATGATGGACAAAATGGACTGAATGGACATGGACAAAACGAACAAAAGGCCGGCAACCGCAAACCGCGACGGCGGAATCATCGTCAAACACGGTGGCTATCGCAACCTGAAAAGCTTCCGGATTGCACAACTTGTTTTTGATGTGACGGTTCGTTTTTGCGAACGCTACATCGACAAGAAAAGCCGCACGCGCGATCAGATGGTGCAGGCCGCGCGCTCGGGCGTGCAGAACATCGCCGAAGGCAGCGTCGCAAGCGGTACGTCGAAAAAGAGCGA belongs to bacterium and includes:
- the thyX gene encoding FAD-dependent thymidylate synthase, translating into MAHADNPEADALLDKEFPVLDKGFVRLVDYLGSDARIVQSARVSYGAGTKTVREDKGLIDYLMRHRHTSPFEQVNFTFHVKMPIFVARQWVRHRTARMNEISGRYSVMRDEFYVPEIEHVNFQSETNRQGRADQAAPEAIAAKFRDDLVRMNRETYEHYEALLAEGVSRELSRINLPLSLYTEFYWQMDLHNLFHFLSLRLDAHAQLEIRLFSRAIADIVKVVCPFAYESFERHILNGRRFASDEIDAIRAMIKGEKPDLPKRRMAEFLAKLGMAEEEDEPES